One Salvia splendens isolate huo1 chromosome 12, SspV2, whole genome shotgun sequence genomic window carries:
- the LOC121758619 gene encoding protein HAPLESS 2 isoform X1, which yields MKTLILLSIALFSLSGDILALQILSKSKLEKCQKVSDSDDPLNCTSKIILDLAVPSESSGKEASMVAEIVEAEDNSTNYMRTLRVPPVITIQKSAAYVLYELTYIRDVAYKPQEFYVKTRKCERDAGANVVQMCERLRDGDGHIIEYTQPTCCPCGDQRRVPSSCGNFFDKLVKGKANTAHCLRFTDDWFHVYGIAQHSVGFSIRIEVKTDSKISEVIVGPKNRTAISDDKFLRVNLVGDFVGYTDIPSFEDFFLVIPREGVPGHPLNLGSNFTMWMLLERVRFTLDGFECNKIGVSYEAFNMQPDFCAAPYWSCLHNQLWNFWEADQNRINRNQVPLYCVQGRFERINQHPGGGSHAFSIGITEVLNSNLLIELRADDIEYVYQRSPGKILDITVPTFEALTQFGTARIKTKNIGEVEASYSLTFDCSSGVSQMEEQFYIMKPKEVVTRSFKLYPTTDQAARYACSAILKDSDFSEVDRAECQFTTTATILDNGSQTPFKPPTTGVNGFFESIEELWNKFWIFLADFITGKNCRKKCSGFFDFSCHIQYICISWMLLFGLFLAIFPTAIVLVWLLHEKGLFDPIYDWWEDHFWNSEERDQHPRKHYRDDLIHRHDRKHQHHKRDAQRKRNSRVDHRHRSRTEESYYPQHVHKDKHRHTRLKGLSILEEEDRVRHHHRRKGKIPPGYDSR from the exons ATGAAAACCCTAATTCTGTTATCGATTGCCTTATTCTCTCTCTCCGGAGACATCCTCGCCTTGCAAATCCTCTCCAAATCAAAACTCGAAAAATGCCAAAAGGTCTCCGACTCAGACGATCCCCTCAACTGCACTTCCAAAATCATCCTCGACCTGGCCGTTCCCAGCGAATCC AGTGGGAAGGAGGCGTCGATGGTGGCGGAGATAGTGGAGGCGGAGGACAATTCCACAAATTACATGCGTACTCTTCGGGTGCCGCCGGTCATAACCATTCAAAAATCCGCTGCTTATGTGCTCTACGAGTTGACATATATTAGA GATGTCGCGTATAAGCCCCAAGAATTTTATGTTAAAACACGAAAATGTGAGAGAGATGCCGGAGCAAATGTAGTTCAAATGTGTGAGAG GTTGCGAGATGGGGATGGTCATATTATTGAGTATACTCAG CCAACTTGCTGTCCTTGTGGAGACCAGCGCAGGGTCCCATCATCTTGTGGAAATTTTT TTGACAAATTGGTAAAAGGCAAGGCAAACACAGCACACTGTCTTCGGTTTACAGATGATTG GTTCCATGTGTATGGTATTGCACAACACTCTGTTGGATTTAGTATTCGGATTGAGGTTAAGACAGATTCCAAGATATCG GAAGTTATTGTGGGTCCTAAAAACAGGACTGCAATATCTGATGACAAATTTTTGAGGGTGAATCTGGTTGGGGATTTTGTTGGATACACTGATATTCCGTCATTTGAAGACTTCTTCCTGGTTATTCCTAGAGAG GGTGTTCCAGGTCATCCTCTAAATCTTGGAAGCAATTTTACAATGTGGATGCTTCTTGAACGAGTCCGTTTTACATTAGATGGTTTTGAATGCAACAAAATTGGTGTCAGTTACGAGGCTTTCAACATGCAGCCAGACTTTTGTGCTGCACCGTATTGGAGTTGTTTGCATAATCAACTATGGAATTTTTGGGAA GCAGACCAGAACCGAATTAACCGCAATCAGGTTCCTCTTTATTGTGTGCAAGGAAGGTTTGAAAGGATAAATCAGCATCCA GGtggcggaagtcatgcattttCAATAGGGATAACGGAAGTTCTTAACTCAAACCTTTTGATCGAACTGAGAGCTGATGACATAGAATATGTCTATCAAAG GAGCCCTGGAAAAATATTAGACATAACTGTACCAACTTTTGAAGCCCTGACACAATTTGGTACTGCAagaatcaaaacaaaaaatattggTGAAGTTGAAGCATCCTATAGCCTTACT TTTGATTGCTCATCTGGGGTGAGCCAAATGGAG GAACAATTCTACATAATGAAGCCGAAAGAAGTAGTAACCAGATCATTTAAATTGTACCCAACTACTGATCAAGCTGCTAGATATGCATGCTCAG CCATCCTGAAGGACTCCGATTTTAGTGAAGTTGATAGAGCAGAGTGTCAATTCACTACTACAGCTACTATTCTTGATAATGGATCACAG ACTCCATTTAAACCTCCAACGACCGGTGTAAATGGGTTCTTTGAATCCATTGAGGAGCTGTGGAATAAGTTTTGGATCTTCTTGGCAGATTTCATTACTGGAAAAAATTGCAG GAAGAAGTGCTCCGGTTTTTTCGACTTCAGCTGCCACATTCAGTATATCTGCATTAGTTGGATGTTGTTGTTCGGTCTGTTTCTAGCGATCTTCCCTACAG CGATTGTGCTTGTTTGGCTTTTACATGAGAAAGGGCTGTTTGATCCTATATATGACTGGTGGGAGGATCATTTCTGGAATAGCGAGGAAAGAGATCAACATCCGCGGAAGCACTATAGAGATGATCTCATTCACCGGCACGATAGGAAGCATCAACATCACAAGCGGGATGCTCAAAGGAAGCGAAACAGTCGTGTTGATCATAGGCATAGAAGCAGAACCGAGGAAAGTTATTATCCGCAGCATGTTCATAAGGACAAACACAGGCATACGAGACTCAAGGGTTTGAGCATATTGGAGGAAGAGGATAGAGTTAGGCATCATCATCGCAGAAAAGGCAAAATTCCTCCTGGGTATGACTCGAGATAA
- the LOC121758619 gene encoding protein HAPLESS 2 isoform X2, with protein sequence MKTLILLSIALFSLSGDILALQILSKSKLEKCQKVSDSDDPLNCTSKIILDLAVPSESSGKEASMVAEIVEAEDNSTNYMRTLRVPPVITIQKSAAYVLYELTYIRDVAYKPQEFYVKTRKCERDAGANVVQMCERLRDGDGHIIEYTQPTCCPCGDQRRVPSSCGNFFDKLVKGKANTAHCLRFTDDWFHVYGIAQHSVGFSIRIEVKTDSKISEVIVGPKNRTAISDDKFLRVNLVGDFVGYTDIPSFEDFFLVIPREADQNRINRNQVPLYCVQGRFERINQHPGGGSHAFSIGITEVLNSNLLIELRADDIEYVYQRSPGKILDITVPTFEALTQFGTARIKTKNIGEVEASYSLTFDCSSGVSQMEEQFYIMKPKEVVTRSFKLYPTTDQAARYACSAILKDSDFSEVDRAECQFTTTATILDNGSQTPFKPPTTGVNGFFESIEELWNKFWIFLADFITGKNCRKKCSGFFDFSCHIQYICISWMLLFGLFLAIFPTAIVLVWLLHEKGLFDPIYDWWEDHFWNSEERDQHPRKHYRDDLIHRHDRKHQHHKRDAQRKRNSRVDHRHRSRTEESYYPQHVHKDKHRHTRLKGLSILEEEDRVRHHHRRKGKIPPGYDSR encoded by the exons ATGAAAACCCTAATTCTGTTATCGATTGCCTTATTCTCTCTCTCCGGAGACATCCTCGCCTTGCAAATCCTCTCCAAATCAAAACTCGAAAAATGCCAAAAGGTCTCCGACTCAGACGATCCCCTCAACTGCACTTCCAAAATCATCCTCGACCTGGCCGTTCCCAGCGAATCC AGTGGGAAGGAGGCGTCGATGGTGGCGGAGATAGTGGAGGCGGAGGACAATTCCACAAATTACATGCGTACTCTTCGGGTGCCGCCGGTCATAACCATTCAAAAATCCGCTGCTTATGTGCTCTACGAGTTGACATATATTAGA GATGTCGCGTATAAGCCCCAAGAATTTTATGTTAAAACACGAAAATGTGAGAGAGATGCCGGAGCAAATGTAGTTCAAATGTGTGAGAG GTTGCGAGATGGGGATGGTCATATTATTGAGTATACTCAG CCAACTTGCTGTCCTTGTGGAGACCAGCGCAGGGTCCCATCATCTTGTGGAAATTTTT TTGACAAATTGGTAAAAGGCAAGGCAAACACAGCACACTGTCTTCGGTTTACAGATGATTG GTTCCATGTGTATGGTATTGCACAACACTCTGTTGGATTTAGTATTCGGATTGAGGTTAAGACAGATTCCAAGATATCG GAAGTTATTGTGGGTCCTAAAAACAGGACTGCAATATCTGATGACAAATTTTTGAGGGTGAATCTGGTTGGGGATTTTGTTGGATACACTGATATTCCGTCATTTGAAGACTTCTTCCTGGTTATTCCTAGAGAG GCAGACCAGAACCGAATTAACCGCAATCAGGTTCCTCTTTATTGTGTGCAAGGAAGGTTTGAAAGGATAAATCAGCATCCA GGtggcggaagtcatgcattttCAATAGGGATAACGGAAGTTCTTAACTCAAACCTTTTGATCGAACTGAGAGCTGATGACATAGAATATGTCTATCAAAG GAGCCCTGGAAAAATATTAGACATAACTGTACCAACTTTTGAAGCCCTGACACAATTTGGTACTGCAagaatcaaaacaaaaaatattggTGAAGTTGAAGCATCCTATAGCCTTACT TTTGATTGCTCATCTGGGGTGAGCCAAATGGAG GAACAATTCTACATAATGAAGCCGAAAGAAGTAGTAACCAGATCATTTAAATTGTACCCAACTACTGATCAAGCTGCTAGATATGCATGCTCAG CCATCCTGAAGGACTCCGATTTTAGTGAAGTTGATAGAGCAGAGTGTCAATTCACTACTACAGCTACTATTCTTGATAATGGATCACAG ACTCCATTTAAACCTCCAACGACCGGTGTAAATGGGTTCTTTGAATCCATTGAGGAGCTGTGGAATAAGTTTTGGATCTTCTTGGCAGATTTCATTACTGGAAAAAATTGCAG GAAGAAGTGCTCCGGTTTTTTCGACTTCAGCTGCCACATTCAGTATATCTGCATTAGTTGGATGTTGTTGTTCGGTCTGTTTCTAGCGATCTTCCCTACAG CGATTGTGCTTGTTTGGCTTTTACATGAGAAAGGGCTGTTTGATCCTATATATGACTGGTGGGAGGATCATTTCTGGAATAGCGAGGAAAGAGATCAACATCCGCGGAAGCACTATAGAGATGATCTCATTCACCGGCACGATAGGAAGCATCAACATCACAAGCGGGATGCTCAAAGGAAGCGAAACAGTCGTGTTGATCATAGGCATAGAAGCAGAACCGAGGAAAGTTATTATCCGCAGCATGTTCATAAGGACAAACACAGGCATACGAGACTCAAGGGTTTGAGCATATTGGAGGAAGAGGATAGAGTTAGGCATCATCATCGCAGAAAAGGCAAAATTCCTCCTGGGTATGACTCGAGATAA
- the LOC121758619 gene encoding protein HAPLESS 2 isoform X3 yields MGMVILLSILSQLAVLVETSAGSHHLVEIFFNCLVDKLVKGKANTAHCLRFTDDWFHVYGIAQHSVGFSIRIEVKTDSKISEVIVGPKNRTAISDDKFLRVNLVGDFVGYTDIPSFEDFFLVIPREGVPGHPLNLGSNFTMWMLLERVRFTLDGFECNKIGVSYEAFNMQPDFCAAPYWSCLHNQLWNFWEADQNRINRNQVPLYCVQGRFERINQHPGGGSHAFSIGITEVLNSNLLIELRADDIEYVYQRSPGKILDITVPTFEALTQFGTARIKTKNIGEVEASYSLTFDCSSGVSQMEEQFYIMKPKEVVTRSFKLYPTTDQAARYACSAILKDSDFSEVDRAECQFTTTATILDNGSQTPFKPPTTGVNGFFESIEELWNKFWIFLADFITGKNCRKKCSGFFDFSCHIQYICISWMLLFGLFLAIFPTAIVLVWLLHEKGLFDPIYDWWEDHFWNSEERDQHPRKHYRDDLIHRHDRKHQHHKRDAQRKRNSRVDHRHRSRTEESYYPQHVHKDKHRHTRLKGLSILEEEDRVRHHHRRKGKIPPGYDSR; encoded by the exons ATGGGGATGGTCATATTATTGAGTATACTCAG CCAACTTGCTGTCCTTGTGGAGACCAGCGCAGGGTCCCATCATCTTGTGGAAATTTTT TTTAATTGTTTAGTTGACAAATTGGTAAAAGGCAAGGCAAACACAGCACACTGTCTTCGGTTTACAGATGATTG GTTCCATGTGTATGGTATTGCACAACACTCTGTTGGATTTAGTATTCGGATTGAGGTTAAGACAGATTCCAAGATATCG GAAGTTATTGTGGGTCCTAAAAACAGGACTGCAATATCTGATGACAAATTTTTGAGGGTGAATCTGGTTGGGGATTTTGTTGGATACACTGATATTCCGTCATTTGAAGACTTCTTCCTGGTTATTCCTAGAGAG GGTGTTCCAGGTCATCCTCTAAATCTTGGAAGCAATTTTACAATGTGGATGCTTCTTGAACGAGTCCGTTTTACATTAGATGGTTTTGAATGCAACAAAATTGGTGTCAGTTACGAGGCTTTCAACATGCAGCCAGACTTTTGTGCTGCACCGTATTGGAGTTGTTTGCATAATCAACTATGGAATTTTTGGGAA GCAGACCAGAACCGAATTAACCGCAATCAGGTTCCTCTTTATTGTGTGCAAGGAAGGTTTGAAAGGATAAATCAGCATCCA GGtggcggaagtcatgcattttCAATAGGGATAACGGAAGTTCTTAACTCAAACCTTTTGATCGAACTGAGAGCTGATGACATAGAATATGTCTATCAAAG GAGCCCTGGAAAAATATTAGACATAACTGTACCAACTTTTGAAGCCCTGACACAATTTGGTACTGCAagaatcaaaacaaaaaatattggTGAAGTTGAAGCATCCTATAGCCTTACT TTTGATTGCTCATCTGGGGTGAGCCAAATGGAG GAACAATTCTACATAATGAAGCCGAAAGAAGTAGTAACCAGATCATTTAAATTGTACCCAACTACTGATCAAGCTGCTAGATATGCATGCTCAG CCATCCTGAAGGACTCCGATTTTAGTGAAGTTGATAGAGCAGAGTGTCAATTCACTACTACAGCTACTATTCTTGATAATGGATCACAG ACTCCATTTAAACCTCCAACGACCGGTGTAAATGGGTTCTTTGAATCCATTGAGGAGCTGTGGAATAAGTTTTGGATCTTCTTGGCAGATTTCATTACTGGAAAAAATTGCAG GAAGAAGTGCTCCGGTTTTTTCGACTTCAGCTGCCACATTCAGTATATCTGCATTAGTTGGATGTTGTTGTTCGGTCTGTTTCTAGCGATCTTCCCTACAG CGATTGTGCTTGTTTGGCTTTTACATGAGAAAGGGCTGTTTGATCCTATATATGACTGGTGGGAGGATCATTTCTGGAATAGCGAGGAAAGAGATCAACATCCGCGGAAGCACTATAGAGATGATCTCATTCACCGGCACGATAGGAAGCATCAACATCACAAGCGGGATGCTCAAAGGAAGCGAAACAGTCGTGTTGATCATAGGCATAGAAGCAGAACCGAGGAAAGTTATTATCCGCAGCATGTTCATAAGGACAAACACAGGCATACGAGACTCAAGGGTTTGAGCATATTGGAGGAAGAGGATAGAGTTAGGCATCATCATCGCAGAAAAGGCAAAATTCCTCCTGGGTATGACTCGAGATAA